The Schistosoma haematobium chromosome 7, whole genome shotgun sequence genome contains a region encoding:
- the AQP3_2 gene encoding Aquaporin-3 (EggNog:ENOG410V7DN~COG:G) — protein sequence MTSCAEKYANKQHIIADRLRLTSSPLVRACLGEFMGSVILMIFGSGVLAQVILGDHGKHAHGTFISISMGWGFAVYMAVMFSGQCGSGHCNPAVTLAAAVVGKLPFRRIPFYTFFQILGAFLGSLVVFALYREKSLNMPNCMIMGSCW from the coding sequence ATGACTTCATGTGCAGAGAAATATGCCAACAAACAGCATATTATCGCTGATCGTCTACGATTGACTTCAAGTCCATTGGTGCGTGCATGTTTAGGCGAATTCATGGGTTCAGTCATTTTGATGATCTTCGGTAGTGGTGTGCTAGCACAAGTGATCCTGGGTGATCATGGCAAACATGCTCATGGAACATTCATTTCAATCAGTATGGGATGGGGTTTCGCAGTGTACATGGCAGTAATGTTCTCAGGACAGTGTGGTTCTGGACACTGTAATCCAGCCGTAACTCTGGCAGCTGCAGTCGTCGGTAAACTGCCATTCCGTCGAATACCGTTTTATACATTCTTTCAAATACTCGGTGCTTTCCTCGGTTCATTGGTTGTCTTCGCCTTATATCGtgaaaaatcactgaatatgcCAAATTGCATGATAATGGGAAGTTGTTGGTGA